AGTTCTGCTGGGTGATGTGGACGATGTCGGGCGCGATGTTGCCCGCGACGAGAGTCAGCAGTTTGGCGTCGTAACCGGTATCGCCCATACTCGAGTTGAGGCGGATCTTGATCTTGGGATGCGTCCGCTCGAACTCGGGGATGAGGTACTTGTCGTACAACTCGAGGAACTCCGGCGTGGCGTAGTTGTACCACTCGATTATGATGCGGCCCTTGCCGTCGTACTCCGGCCGAATCTTGGGTTGAAGCACCCACCGAACCAGCGGCACGGCGATGATCAGGACAACGAGATAGGTCAGCGCTTTCTTCATACTTGCTCAGACAGACGCGGACACACGAACAGGTGCCGTGGCTGTAACACCGTGTCGTCGGTCCGGGAGGGAACGGTCCGACTCAGGACTTCCCGTCCGCGTTTCAGGGTATTCCGAATATCCGGGCGGCGTTGAGGCCGAAGACCTTGCGCTTGTCGTCGTCGCCGATCTTCGCAAAGGCCACGCGGCCCACCTGCGGCCGGGCGTCGAGAAACGGCAGGTCGGTTCCAAAGAGAACCCTCTCCGCGCCCAGCCTGTTCACCATGCGCTCCAGTGTACCATAAACGACGACGGAACCGGTAATCTCGCAGTAGATGTTCGGGTGATCGAGGCACGCCTCGATGGACTGCTCGGCGCCCTCCGAGCCAAAGCCCGAGTGCCCGAGCAGGATCGAGACATTCGGGTAGGTCCCCGCGAGACTCCCGAAAGCCTTGACGGGATTCCTCCCGCCGGTGCTCGTGTGCGACAGAAGCGGGAGCCTGTGCTCGTTCGTCCATTCCCATACCACGCGGTACTTGTCGTCATCAACGGCGAGCTGATGCAGGTCCGGATGAATCTTGACGCCGACCATCCCGCCGGCGAGACATCTCTCGAGCTCGGCGACCACTTCCGACGCGGGGTAGTTCGGGTTGACGGTGGCGTAGCCGTAGACCCGCCCGGGGAAGTCGCTCATCCCCTGCAGGACCTCGTCGTTGCCGTAGCTCATGTCCGGCCCGATGGCGGCGTGGTGAGCGGCGATGCACGCCCGGATGCCGATGCGGTCCATCCACCGGACCATATCGGCCGCGCTCGGCGCCGGGACGTTGAAGACGGGGTAGTATCCCATGTGGCAGTGGGCGTCTATCACCAAATCATCGGTCAGGGGAATACCACGCAGGACTTTCTCTTGCAGATCAGGCATATGCTATTCTTCCTGCCACGCCAGCAGCGCCCGGAGGTTGTCCCCCGCGATGAGGCGCTTGTCGGCGTCGCTGATATCGGCGTAGGTTATCTGGGCGATAGAGGATCCCGCTTCCGTGACCGGAAGCCCCGATCCGAAGAGCAGCCTCCCGGCGCCGAACCGGCCGCATACCTCCTCGATGCCGGACGGGACGGCGTACGTCGCCGCCTCGATACGCAGGCCTTCATACTTCTCCATCAGCGGGTACATCATGCGGTCGCACCGGTAAGAGGTCCGGAGCAGGCAGAGGTTCAGCCCGGAGTGATCGCTGAGCAGTTCCGCAACGTTCTCCCAACTCGTCTGGTCCATGTCGAGGAACAGCGGGATGCGCTTCGCCTCCAGCATAGCGAGGAGATCGCCCGCGCACCAGTCGGCGAGCCTCCACGAATGCGCCGCGGGGAAGGCGCGTACCGCGCGGACGCCCGCCTGCTTCATCTGCGCCAGGAGGTCGTCCGGCTTCGGCATCTCGCCGGTGTGGTGAGGCATCACGACCCAGCAGGGATACATCGAACCGCGGCCTCTGATCTCATCCAGGAGCATCGAGTTGCCCACCGACGGCGCGTATTCCTTCGCCATCGAGTGGTGAACGAGCGCCTCGGAGATGCCGACGTGAGCCATCTCGTCCGAGAGAGCATCGGCGGTCGTGAAGGCCTCGGGGTGCGGCGTGCCGTACCGCCCGATCCGGGCGTTGCAGTCGAAAAAGCTGAGTTCGTTCATGACTTCTGACATGAGGAACGGCCGACGCGCCGTTCCCTACTCTGTGATCTCCCCCACGTTAGCCTTGATCTTGGAGATCGCGGCGGCGATCTCGTCCATGTCTTGCTTCGCGCCGAGCAGCATGTTCTGGCCGAACCAGACCGACTCGCTCGCGCAGGCGTTCTCCGCGACAGGGCAGCAGACCTTGCCGTAGTCCATCTTCCGTTCCGCGAAGGCACAGCCGATCGGACAGCCGTCCGGCTCCACGTAGAACATCTGCTCCTTGTAGAGCGGGACGTACCCCGCGCCGCAAGGGATTCCTTCGGCATTCAGTGCTTCCAGGAACTTCGCCCTCGGCAGGCCGCCGAACGCCGCGGCGACGTATCGGAATATGTAGAGGTGATAGGCGTGAGTCGTCACCCTGGGGTCGCGCACCAGCGGCTTGATGCCCCCGATCCCCGAGAGCAGGCTGTCGAGGTAGAGAGCGTTCTCCTCGCGGACCTTCATCTGATCCTCGAGCCGCTTCATCTGTTCGAGCAGGATCGCCCCCTGGAACTCGGTCATGCGCAGGTTGCTGCCGAGGATGCGGTGCTCGTACCACTTGCCCTCGGGCACGCGGCCGCAGTTATGCAGGGACCAGGCCGTTGCGTAGACTTCGGGTTTGTTTGTGACGACGATTCCACCCTCGCCGGCGGTCAGGTTCTTGCTCGCCTGGAAACTGAACGTGCCCGCGTCGCCGAGAGCGCCGATCCGCCTGCCGTTCCATGCCGCGCCGTGAGCCTGCGCCGCGTCCTCGACGACCTTCAGCCCGTGTCTCCCGGCGATCGCCAACACGCCGTCCATGTCGGCAGGGCCGCCGCCGATGTGGACCGCCAGGACCGCTTTGGTCTTCGGAGTGACCGCCGCCTCGATCTTCGCAGGGTCGAGGTTGTACGTGTCGTCGTCTATGTCCACAAAGACCGGAATGGCCCCTATGTTGAGCACCGAACTCGCGGATGCGATGAACGTGTACGGCGGGACTATGACCTCGTCGCCGGCCTTGACTCCGACGGCCTTGAGCGCGACCTCCAGGGCGACCGTACCGTTGCAGACACAGACGCCGTATGCCGCATCCTGAAACTCCGCGAACTTCTTCTCGAACTCGGAGACCTTCGAGCCCGTGAGCATCCCCCAGTTGCCCGAGCGGACGACGTCCCCTACCGCCTTCACCTCGGTGTCGTCGAACACCGGCCAGCCCGGGAACGGCTTCGCTCGGGTCTTCTCCCCGCCGTTTATCGCCAGTTGCGCCATCGCAATCGCTCCTTGGTTCGTCTTTTTGGGCCGCCTGCGCGGCGGCCTCGCGTATGTTCGACGCGCGCGCCGGACTTCCTCCGCGCGCAAGGTTGCTTTCTCTTCCCGCATGTGTTATACTGCGCTGTCCGGCGTTCGATGGATGCCGGAACACTACACACTCTCCCGGACTTCGGCGCTGGTGCCTTCGGGTCGGAACCGGGGAACGATGGGAGAGGCGGTTCAAACCAGAAAGGAGCATTCAGTTGAGTTCGATCACCATGAAGGAACTCCTCGAAGCAGGAGTTCATTTCGGCCACCAGACCCGCAAGTGGAACCCCAAGATGAAGCGGTACATCTACGGAGGCCGAAACGGAATCTACATCATTGACCTCCACCAGACCCTCAAGCTCTTCGACGTCGCCCGCGACTTCATCCAGGAAGTGGTCGGCAACGGCGATTCCGTGCTGTTCGTAGGCACGAAGAAGCAGGCCCAGGACGCCGTGGAAGAGGCCGCTCGCGGCTGCGGCATGTACTGGGTAAACCAGCGATGGCTCGGCGGCATGCTGACCAACTACAAAACGATCAAGATCAGGATTGACCGCCTCGCGGAACTCCGCAAGATGGAGGAGGAGGGCACTCTCGAGCGGCTGACCAAGAAAGAGGCCGCCCTGCTCCGCGAGGAGATGGAGAAGCTGGAGCGAGTCCTC
Above is a genomic segment from Armatimonadota bacterium containing:
- the rpsB gene encoding 30S ribosomal protein S2, which produces MSSITMKELLEAGVHFGHQTRKWNPKMKRYIYGGRNGIYIIDLHQTLKLFDVARDFIQEVVGNGDSVLFVGTKKQAQDAVEEAARGCGMYWVNQRWLGGMLTNYKTIKIRIDRLAELRKMEEEGTLERLTKKEAALLREEMEKLERVLGGIKSMPKLPGAIYIVDLKKEHIALAEARKLEIPVVAIVDTNCDPDEVDYVIPGNDDAIRAIKLITGKIAEAIVEIRPVEVEDAVEEVEEAEEEEKPEPVDAIADEDLVMAVEEEEIVEDEDEEVVVAKKPVAAVAEDEDAEEDEEE
- a CDS encoding DegT/DnrJ/EryC1/StrS family aminotransferase: MAQLAINGGEKTRAKPFPGWPVFDDTEVKAVGDVVRSGNWGMLTGSKVSEFEKKFAEFQDAAYGVCVCNGTVALEVALKAVGVKAGDEVIVPPYTFIASASSVLNIGAIPVFVDIDDDTYNLDPAKIEAAVTPKTKAVLAVHIGGGPADMDGVLAIAGRHGLKVVEDAAQAHGAAWNGRRIGALGDAGTFSFQASKNLTAGEGGIVVTNKPEVYATAWSLHNCGRVPEGKWYEHRILGSNLRMTEFQGAILLEQMKRLEDQMKVREENALYLDSLLSGIGGIKPLVRDPRVTTHAYHLYIFRYVAAAFGGLPRAKFLEALNAEGIPCGAGYVPLYKEQMFYVEPDGCPIGCAFAERKMDYGKVCCPVAENACASESVWFGQNMLLGAKQDMDEIAAAISKIKANVGEITE
- a CDS encoding amidohydrolase family protein; this encodes MSEVMNELSFFDCNARIGRYGTPHPEAFTTADALSDEMAHVGISEALVHHSMAKEYAPSVGNSMLLDEIRGRGSMYPCWVVMPHHTGEMPKPDDLLAQMKQAGVRAVRAFPAAHSWRLADWCAGDLLAMLEAKRIPLFLDMDQTSWENVAELLSDHSGLNLCLLRTSYRCDRMMYPLMEKYEGLRIEAATYAVPSGIEEVCGRFGAGRLLFGSGLPVTEAGSSIAQITYADISDADKRLIAGDNLRALLAWQEE
- a CDS encoding amidohydrolase family protein, producing the protein MPDLQEKVLRGIPLTDDLVIDAHCHMGYYPVFNVPAPSAADMVRWMDRIGIRACIAAHHAAIGPDMSYGNDEVLQGMSDFPGRVYGYATVNPNYPASEVVAELERCLAGGMVGVKIHPDLHQLAVDDDKYRVVWEWTNEHRLPLLSHTSTGGRNPVKAFGSLAGTYPNVSILLGHSGFGSEGAEQSIEACLDHPNIYCEITGSVVVYGTLERMVNRLGAERVLFGTDLPFLDARPQVGRVAFAKIGDDDKRKVFGLNAARIFGIP